DNA from Thunnus thynnus chromosome 2, fThuThy2.1, whole genome shotgun sequence:
CTGTAACTACTAATTTTACTGTTCACTCCAGCATTTCATTGACAAATTTGGATGCAGTATAGTTTCATATTGGGCCTCTAAGTTGTCATTTAGTCAACTAGAGTCTTCttgtctgcagtgttttttttaaattttatcattttaatgtattttcctCCCAGTTTAACctgagaaaaaatgttaattgtttGCTGCTTTAGTGATGACGCACAAATTACAGATGATGTTTTGATGCTGagattctttttgtttttgttttcaatcttataatttgtttgtattttttcccaGTTTAACTTGagataaaatgtttgttgttttctgctttaGAGATGAAACACAATTTGTAGATGATGTACGACAGGCCAATGGCTCCTCAAGAAACAACAcatgatttttgtgtgtgtccctCTAGTTATATTGATGAACTGCACAGGTCTATAGGTCAACATGGAAAGCTGCTATCTTTTACTCTGGTTAGTATACTGCCTTAAATCAAGAAGTCTCCACTGCAGAAAAAGACTGAAGCTACTATGTAACTATGttaatcaacaaaaacaaaagaaaataaaacagaacaaacaacaacaaaaaaagagctTTGAAATAAATGTCCAATACAAAATGTTGCATTTCTTTGAGTAATTGATgtcaaaactgcacaaaatggATAAATTCAAGTGCAAGTACCTCGAACCTTTATGAATGAATTTTCTCATGTCCGAGTTACGAGTTCTTATGTCTAGTTTAAACACAAAACCTCTGTGCAGTTACTGCTGCTTATTTATAAGCCACAAATGACACTGAGACATCTCGTTTCAACAAGCGGAACGAAAAACCACAAGATTCCGCTGTCGGGAACTTAACAGTGTAACATCCAGCGGAAGTAAACAACACAGGAGCTAGTCACGTTGGTTGCTAGGTGTCCTGTGCTTGGAAGAAGTCTCTCAGTAGGACAGAAATACATCTCACTTGTAATTAAACAACAATGTCTTCAGTTGAGTGTTTGAGAGAAATCATCAACGAGCGACTAACTACTGCTGCTGAAGAAATATTCGGAGTTTTTCAAAAAACTATCGTCGAGTACGAGGAAGAGATCGATCGTCAGCGCAGACTGCTTGCTATTGTTTGGAAACCTGAAATAAAGTTATACAGAACAGGTCTGTAAAAccttaattattttaaaaataaaacataggAATCAGCGTTATAGCACCACAGTGGTTAAATCATATACTTGCAGTTATTTGCTCCGATGGCTACGACGCTTATCTTCTGCTTCAGGTTTGAGGGAAAAGTCGGtggaaataacaaaaaaatctctATCCAGACCAATCCGGTCACATTTAAATTCAGTTCCTTTTTGTTATAGAGATTGTTGTGAGTTGTGAGTTAAGAGattaaattcagttcagttcagctgaATTGTGCGAtatgtgtgggttttttttttttttgggggggggggggggggagtggagTAGGTTCAGTTTGGTTGAGGGGGGATGGGGGTTAAAGGTGGAGAGTTAGGCTgaattcacaccaaatcaggcgtTACAGCAAAAACGCTTTTGTCAGTTTCCCCTCCCCCCCAGCTCACACGTGTGTCTCATTCATCTCCTCTTCTATACCACttccctttcttttccttctggAAGGTAAAGTGCTATACTGTTATACGCTATGATGTCTAAAACCTTTTTCTCAAGtgtcagtggtgcaaaaacagagaataagctcctaaatatcattatttaccCTTAACTTTCCCCTCAACTTTTCCCTTAACCCCGAATCGAAAGCTAACTTCAGCATCATTGAATGTATGCATTTGTGGTAGAACTCTCTGATAAGGCACCTTTTTATAAAGGGTTCATAAGCATTAATTAATGGCTTAATTgatggttaataaatcattttcttgtgcttttataaataatttataatccattaataaaagtgttttttggattgccaggttgtgaaaactCCCTCCTTTCTTTATCTAATTCTTGAGGAACACACTTCCAATGTACCGTTCAACCACTTACTGATGATTCAGACAATATGATAGACTAACCTTTAATTGATAACTTTTAAGACCTCATAGCAAGTCAGAAAGTCATTTAACCCTCAATGAATGTTTCACAATAATCAACAGTCCTGCAGGTATAAATGATCATGAATCATTAATAAAAGGTTATTGTGTTATGTattatgtgtgttaatgttaatgCTTTACCTTTTCCCCCTTTTGTCCCCCCAGAGCTCCCACAGCAGCATGCCTGTAAGGAGGGGGAGGTTCTTgctgaccagcagctctgtaaCCAGGACAGGAACTGCAGTCTGGACCAAGAGGACCCAGAGCCTCCAcagattaaagaggaacaggaggaactgTACACCAGTCTGGAGGTAGAAGAGCTGGTACTGAAGCAGGAGACTGAAACCTTTATGTTGACTCCTACTTGTGAGGAAAGTGACAACAGTGAAGATCAGACTCTGGACTTGAGTCCTGATGAAACTCAGAGTGCAGCAGAGAATGAGCATGTTGTCAGCATGTCAGTTAAAAGCTTAGTGGTACCAGAACCAAACAGTGATGATCAGCTCCTCTCTCACAACTCTCATGTAGCTGAGAGCCAAGATCACAAAGGAGGCAAACAAGGAGACTCAGGATCAactggaaacacagagacaaaaccACAGAAGAGACATCATAACAGCAACAGTCACACGAACGACCTAGAGTCTCCAgagattaaagaggaacaggaggacCTCTACACCAGTCTGGAGGTAGAAGAGCTGGTACTGAAGCAGGAGACTGAAACCTTTATGTTGACTCCAACTTGTGAGGAAAGTGACAACGGTGAAGATCAGACTCTGGACTGGAGTCCTGATGAAACTGAGAGTGCAACAGAGAAAGAGCATGTTGTCAGCACGTCAGTTAAAAGCTCTGTGGTACCAAACAGTGATGACTGGCTCCTCTCTCACATCTCTCATGTAGCTGAGAGCCAAGATCACATAGGAGGCAAACAAGTAGACTCAGGATCAACTAGCAATACAGAGCCAAAACGACAGAAGAGCCATCgtaaaagtaaaagtcacaGTAACAATGTATGTAACACTACCATGTCAAAGTTTCAGACTCACAAAGGTAAAAAGATTTTGAAGTGTGACACTTGTGGAAAAGCTTTTAAGTATATTTCCCAATTGAATAGACACCTGAcaatccacacaggtgagaagccgtattCATGTAACTCTTGTGAAAAAAGATTCTCATTGCCAGCTGCATTAACCCTGCATATGAAAGTCCACACCGGTGAGAAGCCGTACCCCTGCAACACTTGTGGGAGAAGATTTACTCAAATGGCAAAAGTGAAAAGGCACATGAGAACACATACAGGTGAGAAGCCATACCCATGTAACAGTTGTGAGAAAAGATTTTCTCATCTGCACGCATTAAAAGCGCATACGAcaatccacacaggtgagaggCCGTAcccatgtaacacttgtgagaaaagattTATTTATCCGCACGCATTAAAAACGCATatgagaatccacacaggtgagaggCCGTACCCATGTAACATTTGTGAGAAAAGATTTACTTATCCGCACGCATTGAAAACACATACAagaatccacacaggtgagaggCCGTACCCATGTAACATTTGTGGGAAAAGATTCTCTGTGACGAGCGCAGTGAAAGTGCATatgagaatccacacaggtgagaagccgtacacatgtaacacttgtgagaaaaaaTTCGCTCAGCTGACCGTATTACAAATGCATatgagaatccacacaggtgagaagccgtactCATGTAACATTTGTGAGAAAAGATACTCTCAAACGGGCCAATTAAAATATCatatgagaacacacacaggtgagaggCCATACTCATGTAAAAtttgtgagaaaagattctctCAAACGGGCACATTAAAACGTCATATGagagtccacacaggtgagaagccgtacccacgtaattcaattcagttcaattcaattttatttacatagtgccaaatcacaagaAAAGGCATATCAGGGCACTCTTCAGACGTTGCAGGATTCAGTTGTAGTGATTCATTGATAAAACATGCAAGAACATATAATGGCAGCACATGTTGACAAAAAACAATCCATGAACAGGACAAACACTTGAGCCGAAACTCTTGTATGCAAGTGTTCACCAACATCtttgtaaattaatataaaacattctcCATGAAGAGGGGTTCAGAATATCTTCATGTAAGTTGTACACTGTCaacaatgctttttttttcttcatgttactgttgacaaaaacatttgtattttttctagGTTCGAGATAAACTTTTTGTTGTCAAAAGttttttattaacaataaaatattttttcatgatgGCTTTTCAAACTGATATTCGTGGTTTTATTGATTGGATGATTAGGAAAactaaaaatgacattaaacctgcagtgcagaacttttgtctcccctcCTAAGAGTGACGACACAAATACTGTCGACGTCATCACCACAGACCTGATACTTTTTAAATCAGTCGCCCCACCCTGGTGACGCAACGCCACTGGGGGCGCGCTGAGAAGAGGAGAGTCCGTCCCAGTCAGCAGTTGCAAACCAATCACTGCTGGTTGATGTAAATCACATCATTGCCTGTGTGCTAGCGCGGAAAAATTGCCACAGACatcagatttaaaaactgtGGTGCTGCTTATCTATAAGCCACAAATGACACTGAGACAACTCGTTACAACAAGCGGAACGAAAAAACATGAGATTCCGCTGTCGGGATTTATCAGTGTAACATTCAGCGGAAGTAAACAACACAGGCGCTAGTCGCGTTAGCTTATTGGCATCCTGTGCTTGGAAGAAGTCTCTCAGCAGAACAATGAGATATCTTATTTGTAATTAAGCAGCGATGTCTTCAGTTGAGTGTTTGAGAGAGTTCATGAGCGAGCGACTAACTTCTGCTGCTGAAGAAATATTCCGGGTTTTTCAAAGAACTATCGTCGATTACGAGGTAGAGATCGATCGTCAGCGCAGACTGCTGGACATCGTTTGGAAACCTGAAATAAAGTTACACAGAACAGgtatgtaaaattaatttaacataaaacatagGAATCAGCGTTATAACACCACAGTGGTTAAAAGATATACTTGTAATTATTTGCTCGGGTGTGTAGGACGCTTAAGTTAGCTTCTGAGAGGGGGAGGTTAAGGGGGGAAAGTTATGAGAAacaattacaataaaaatgaaaaataagaatatttAGCGGCTGATTGTCCGTTTGTGTAACACCTACACGTGTGAAAAACGGTTAGACATCGTAGCAAAAGCCTTAATACTGTTTAAAATCACGTTCAGATTTGTGAAAgctttattttgcttttgaaaagagaaaaaaggatgatttcactgatatttctccatctAGACGAcgttagaccaggtccagatcaagAACCACTGTATTTggacttgtcaaatctggattAGATTAACAAGAAGACTACAGAGACCAATTAAAACACGGATATTtgaaagtccagatttgacaagtctaaggTCAGTGatttttgatctggacctggtctgaTGTTGTCTtgatggagaaatatcagtgaacTCGacgttttctctgttttcaaaaGCAGAATATAGGCTTTACAAGTATTAAAATGAAGTTACACAACGTAAAGGCTTTTGCTATGTCTAATACTAATTCACAAGTTTAAGTGGTGCAAACATGGAGAATCAACttctaaatatcattatttaagtTTCCCTTAACTTTCCCCTTAACTTTTCCCTTAACCCTGAATCGAAAGCTAACATCAGCGTCATCGGATGTCTGCATTTTTGGTAGAATAAGGCACCTTTTATAAAGACTTCATAAgcattaattaattgtttaattaataGTTAGTAAGTCATTTACTAGTGTTTTATAAGTGCTTTTTAAGTGTAGTTTTtaggttgccaggttgtgaaaaatctcTCCTTCCGATACCACAATAACGTTTGCTTTATCTAATTCTTTAGGAGGACAGTTCCAATGTACCGTTCAACCACTTACTGATGATTTAGACAATGTGATAGACTAACCCTTGATTAATAACTTTTAAGACCTGATAACAAGTCAGAAAATCATTCAACCCtcaattaatgttttatatcaatAAACAGTCCTGCAGGTATAAATGATTATGAATTACTGATAAAGGTTTATTGTGCTAATGTATTAtatgtgttaatgttaatggtttattaaacatttatcaAGCCTTAGTGAATGATTTATTAACTATTGATTAAGCCATTAATTAATgcttataaaccctttatacAGGGTACCTTATCAGAAAGCGGTACCACATTTTTTACCTTTTCCCCTTTTTGTCCCTCCAGAGCTCCCACAGCAACATGTCTGTAAGGAAGAGGAGGTTCTCGCTGACCAGCAGTTCTGTGACCAGGAGAGGAACTGCTGTCTGGACCAAGAGGACCCAGAGCCTCCAcagattaaagaggaacaggaggaactgTACACCAGTCTGGTGGTAGAAGAGCTGGTACTGAAGCAGGAGACTGAAACCTTTATGTTGATTCCAACTTGTGAGGAAAGTGACAACGGTGAAGATCAGACTCTGGACTGGAGTCCTGATGAAACTCAGAGTGCAACAGAGAAAGAGCATGTTGTCAGCATCTCAGTTAAAAGCTTAGTGGTACCAGAACCAAACAGTGATGACCAGCTCCTCTCTTACAACTCTCATGTAGCTGAGAGCCAAGATCACAAAGGAGGCAAACAAGGAGACTCGGGATCAACTGGAAATGTAGAGACAAAACCACAGAAGAGACATCATAACAGCAACAGTCACACGAACGACCCAGAGCCTCCAcagattaaagaggaacaggaggaactctACACCAGTCTGGTGGTAGAAGAGCTGGTACTGAAGCAGGAGACTGAAACCTTTATGTTGACTCCAACTTGTGAGGAAAGTGACAACGGTGAAGATCAGACTCTGGACTGGAGTCCTGATGAAACTGAGAGTGCAACAGAGAAAGAGCATGTTGTCAGCATCTCAGTTAAAAGCTTAGTGGTACCAGAACCAAACAGTGATGATCAGCTCCTCTCTTACAACTCTTATGTAGCTGAGAGCCAAGATCACAAAGGAGGCAAACAAGGAGACTCAGGATCAactggaaacacagagacaaaaccACAGAAGAGACATCATAACAGCAACAGTCACACGAACGACCTAGAGTCTCCAgagattaaagaggaacaggaggacCTCTACACCAGTCTGGAGGTAGAAGAGCTGGTACTGAAGCAGGAGACTGAAACCTTTATGTTGACTCCAACTTGTGAGGAAAGTGACAACGGTGAAGATCAGACTCTGGACTGGAGTCCTGATGAAACTGAGAGTGCAACAGAGAAAGAGCATGTTGTCAGCATCTCAGTTAAAAGCTCTGTGGTACCAAACAGTGATGACCGGCTCCTCTCTCACATCTCTCATGTAGCTGAGAGCCAAGATCACAAAGGAGGCAAACAAGTAGACTCAGGATCAACTAGCAATACAGAGCCAAAACGACAGAAGAGACATCgtaaaagtaaaagtcacaGTAACAATGTATGTAACACTACCATGTCAAAGTTTCAGACTCACAAAGGTAAAAAGATTTTGAAGTGTGACACTTGTGGAAAAGCTTTTAAGTATATTTCCCAATTGAATAGACACCTGACAATCCACACAGATGAGAAACCGTATTCATGTAACTCTTGTGAAAAAAGATTCTCTGTGCCAGGTGCATTAACCCTGCATATGAAAGTCCACACCGGTGAGAAGCCGTACCCCTGCAACACTTGTGGGAGAAGATTTACTCAAATGGCAAAAGTGAAAAGGCACATGAGAACACATACAGGTGAGAAGCCATAcccatgtaacacttgtgagaaaagattctctGAGCTGTGCGCATTAAAAGTGCATATGagagtccacacaggtgagaagccgtacccatgtaacacttgtgagaaaaaaTTCTGTGATTTGGGTGCATTAAAACGGCATATGAGAGTCCACACAGGTGAAAAGCCATAcccatgtaacacttgtgagaaaaaaTTCTCTCATCTGTGCGCATTACAAAAGCATatgagaatccacacaggtgagaagccatacccatgtaacacttgtgagaaaagCTTCTCTCAGCTGGGCGCATTAAAAGTGCATatgagaatccacacaggtgagaagccgtacacATGTAACAtttgtgagaaaagattctctCAGCTGATCGTATTACAAACGCATATGagagtccacacaggtgagaagccgtacccatgtaacacttgtgagaaaagattctctCAGTTGGGTGCATTAAAAGTGCATATGagagtccacacaggtgagaagccatacacatgtaacacttgtgagaaaagCTTCGGTGATATGGGCGCATTAAAACGACATATGagagtccacacaggtgagatGCTGTACAATTGCAAAACTTGTGAAAGAGGTTTCATGCGTAGAAATCAATTGAAGATCCAC
Protein-coding regions in this window:
- the LOC137201483 gene encoding zinc finger protein 729-like: MSSVECLREFINERLTAAAEEIFGVFQKTIVEYEEEINRQRRLLDIIWKPEIKLHRIELPQQHVCKEDLADQQLFNQERNSSLDQEDPEPPQIKDEQDELCNSLEGEQLVLKQETKTFMLTPTCEESDNSEDQTLDLSPDETQSATENEHVVSMSVKSSVVPEPNSDDQLLSHNSHVAESQDHKGGKQGDSGSTGNTETKPQKSHHKSKKKKRTQLNNHTGKKVLNCDTCGRAFKRVSHLNRHRKVHTGERPYPCNTCEKRFFELNILKVHMRIHTGERPYPCTFCEKRFTYLYALKAHTRIHTGEKPYKCNTCEKRFIEQSSLKAHMRTHTGEKPYPCTFCEKRFTYLYALKLHMRIHTGEKPYNCKTCGKDFSRGDYLKIHMRTHSRKRLSDVRLEKTQTTMSSVECLREIINERLTTAAEEIFGVFQKTIVEYEEEIDRQRRLLAIVWKPEIKLYRTELPQQHACKEGEVLADQQLCNQDRNCSLDQEDPEPPQIKEEQEELYTSLEVEELVLKQETETFMLTPTCEESDNSEDQTLDLSPDETQSAAENEHVVSMSVKSLVVPEPNSDDQLLSHNSHVAESQDHKGGKQGDSGSTGNTETKPQKRHHNSNSHTNDLESPEIKEEQEDLYTSLEVEELVLKQETETFMLTPTCEESDNGEDQTLDWSPDETESATEKEHVVSTSVKSSVVPNSDDWLLSHISHVAESQDHIGGKQVDSGSTSNTEPKRQKSHRKSKSHSNNVCNTTMSKFQTHKGKKILKCDTCGKAFKYISQLNRHLTIHTGEKPYSCNSCEKRFSLPAALTLHMKVHTGEKPYPCNTCGRRFTQMAKVKRHMRTHTGEKPYPCNSCEKRFSHLHALKAHTTIHTGERPYPCNTCEKRFIYPHALKTHMRIHTGERPYPCNICEKRFTYPHALKTHTRIHTGERPYPCNICGKRFSVTSAVKVHMRIHTGEKPYTCNTCEKKFAQLTVLQMHMRIHTGEKPYSCNICEKRYSQTGQLKYHMRTHTGERPYSCKICEKRFSQTGTLKRHMRVHTGEKPYPRNSIQFNSILFTYRPTLVTQRHWGRAEKRRVRPTAMSSVECLREFMSERLTSAAEEIFRVFQRTIVDYEVEIDRQRRLLDIVWKPEIKLHRTELPQQHVCKEEEVLADQQFCDQERNCCLDQEDPEPPQIKEEQEELYTSLVVEELVLKQETETFMLIPTCEESDNGEDQTLDWSPDETQSATEKEHVVSISVKSLVVPEPNSDDQLLSYNSHVAESQDHKGGKQGDSGSTGNVETKPQKRHHNSNSHTNDPEPPQIKEEQEELYTSLVVEELVLKQETETFMLTPTCEESDNGEDQTLDWSPDETESATEKEHVVSISVKSLVVPEPNSDDQLLSYNSYVAESQDHKGGKQGDSGSTGNTETKPQKRHHNSNSHTNDLESPEIKEEQEDLYTSLEVEELVLKQETETFMLTPTCEESDNGEDQTLDWSPDETESATEKEHVVSISVKSSVVPNSDDRLLSHISHVAESQDHKGGKQVDSGSTSNTEPKRQKRHRKSKSHSNNVCNTTMSKFQTHKGKKILKCDTCGKAFKYISQLNRHLTIHTDEKPYSCNSCEKRFSVPGALTLHMKVHTGEKPYPCNTCGRRFTQMAKVKRHMRTHTGEKPYPCNTCEKRFSELCALKVHMRVHTGEKPYPCNTCEKKFCDLGALKRHMRVHTGEKPYPCNTCEKKFSHLCALQKHMRIHTGEKPYPCNTCEKSFSQLGALKVHMRIHTGEKPYTCNICEKRFSQLIVLQTHMRVHTGEKPYPCNTCEKRFSQLGALKVHMRVHTGEKPYTCNTCEKSFGDMGALKRHMRVHTGEMLYNCKTCERGFMRRNQLKIHMRTHKRDRTLSDVRLGKRHKNSSR